The proteins below are encoded in one region of Leptotrichia sp. oral taxon 218:
- a CDS encoding tetratricopeptide repeat protein, translated as MSEKVENNWYEILELDFYLDPKEDEQKIKKIIEEKNKYWVRNQRDRKIGMLCTKYIEYNKKGKILKDILDDEKRSQMIKDVQKKLFEGIDRYLVTFENEVMTEEKIRYILNKIKEEHKIINEKIIKERIWSRGKKVGIGSYEKFEENLKRAFDLKLSSKFENIEKNLKAFGKANIYDFLNSQELTLNFLNKREIEEKIKFFEKNDSESDLKKKLCLFCKDLVEKDEIEKYNEYLEKMECLKIEKELEVIKNEKKRLRRKKIESEIENFESKFGDTIEDKVAREFFSKYFGYKFVSDKNKGKLGQIDISKIKEWMKLRKKILVKIAVGLVFIFVVIFSWNLYNKKEAEKIFVQAEKYMKEGNKEKAKERYEIAARKGNTDAMNKLGEYYYAKENSFKAEEWYKKAAKGGNIKAMENLMNFYNRYSSNEKVIEWGTKAAAKGNTIAMNNLGKFYENNGDKVKAKEWYEKAAAKGETTAMNNLGVFYENNGDKVKSKEWVEKAAVKGNTVAMANLGVFYENNGNKVKAKEWYEKAAAKGDTIAMNNLGVYYENNGDRVKAKEWYEKAATKGSKEAKEALEKMKKD; from the coding sequence ATGTCAGAAAAAGTGGAAAATAACTGGTATGAGATATTAGAACTTGATTTTTATCTTGATCCAAAAGAAGATGAACAAAAGATAAAAAAAATAATTGAAGAGAAAAATAAATATTGGGTGCGAAATCAAAGGGATAGAAAAATTGGGATGTTGTGTACAAAGTATATCGAATATAATAAAAAAGGGAAAATATTAAAAGATATACTTGATGATGAAAAAAGAAGTCAGATGATAAAAGATGTTCAAAAAAAATTATTTGAAGGAATTGACAGATATTTGGTAACTTTTGAGAATGAAGTGATGACGGAAGAAAAAATACGATATATTTTGAATAAAATAAAAGAAGAACATAAAATAATAAATGAAAAAATTATAAAAGAGAGAATTTGGTCAAGGGGTAAGAAAGTAGGAATTGGGAGTTATGAAAAGTTTGAGGAAAATTTGAAGAGAGCATTTGATTTGAAATTAAGTTCTAAATTTGAGAATATAGAAAAAAATTTAAAGGCATTTGGGAAAGCGAATATTTATGATTTTTTAAATTCACAAGAATTGACATTAAATTTTTTAAATAAAAGGGAGATTGAAGAAAAAATAAAGTTTTTTGAGAAGAATGATTCTGAAAGTGATTTGAAGAAGAAATTGTGTCTTTTTTGTAAAGATTTGGTAGAAAAAGATGAGATTGAGAAATATAATGAATATTTGGAAAAAATGGAATGCTTGAAGATTGAGAAAGAACTGGAAGTTATAAAAAATGAGAAAAAAAGATTGAGAAGGAAGAAAATTGAGAGCGAAATCGAGAATTTTGAAAGTAAATTTGGAGATACAATTGAAGATAAAGTTGCAAGAGAATTTTTTTCAAAATATTTTGGGTATAAGTTTGTGAGTGATAAAAATAAGGGGAAATTGGGACAAATCGACATTTCTAAAATAAAAGAGTGGATGAAATTACGAAAAAAAATTTTGGTTAAGATAGCTGTAGGATTGGTATTTATTTTTGTGGTAATTTTTTCTTGGAATTTATATAATAAGAAGGAAGCAGAAAAAATATTTGTTCAGGCAGAAAAATATATGAAAGAAGGAAATAAAGAAAAAGCAAAAGAGAGATATGAAATTGCTGCAAGAAAAGGGAATACAGATGCGATGAATAAATTAGGAGAATATTATTATGCTAAAGAAAATTCTTTTAAAGCGGAGGAATGGTATAAAAAAGCAGCAAAAGGGGGAAATATAAAGGCAATGGAAAATTTAATGAATTTTTATAATCGATATTCAAGTAATGAGAAAGTAATTGAATGGGGGACAAAAGCAGCAGCCAAAGGAAATACGATTGCAATGAATAATTTAGGGAAATTTTATGAAAATAATGGAGACAAAGTGAAAGCAAAAGAATGGTATGAAAAAGCAGCAGCCAAAGGAGAGACAACTGCGATGAATAATTTAGGCGTATTTTATGAAAATAATGGAGACAAAGTAAAATCAAAAGAATGGGTTGAAAAAGCAGCGGTCAAAGGAAATACGGTTGCAATGGCTAATTTAGGTGTATTTTATGAAAATAATGGAAACAAAGTGAAAGCAAAAGAATGGTATGAAAAAGCAGCAGCCAAAGGAGATACAATTGCAATGAATAATTTAGGTGTATATTATGAAAATAACGGAGACAGAGTGAAAGCAAAAGAATGGTATGAAAAAGCGGCGACTAAAGGAAGTAAAGAAGCAAAAGAAGCATTAGAAAAAATGAAAAAGGATTAA